The Stomoxys calcitrans chromosome 3, idStoCalc2.1, whole genome shotgun sequence genome includes a region encoding these proteins:
- the LOC106089128 gene encoding endothelin-converting enzyme homolog, giving the protein MTSMRLQLNFIILTLCCMQSSGDRISLPTQKQLATILASMDNSTDACEDFYTHACGNWAEQHANEDYGISNMMQTIYVNEIDDVMLKEYPMDQQQFWRAQQNVTEKALAYYYSCFRIKDSLNEFKFLDLVKPGPRDEWPLLEEAKLRRKAANRFTWTPTENFNLFALVGELNGYGINNELIKTISLYLENGTLVTILAKPDLAGIDVDEIKVVVEESGVRKIAVNRLVREIQQTHDYWQAVYKNFTKTEKQETEDGEDDDDDDLTFSYEELQKDSPRLYAFISKAIPLQLRDEASVVGLTDVKYFKSLLAKQWQQEEVRKLCNYLMVKFVLSLKRAHGYGCNISVVNHMPFAFHALYYQHRFLPYASDFNRDINAMTRKIFKYIMEIINENHLKMTAKQLRTMRKRFQQMSINLGNLPTDMNYEILEKLYSDIPDLDVNNYYENHLKVKRHNVLEQLACPSNLSCRDDPDHIPYYERLSNMMTIPFGTLKPPMYDISFDPLLSLSTLGTILGHELAHVVDTTTLSMSYPIFEQVLQQPEVGQAMACMQGQHPTSTIDERIADLLGARVAFQTYKREYSLRLQPQFTSIPWNRLFFLNLAQFFCTKNQDFDNEHDSSLIRLNQIAMNLKEFSEAFQCPLGSKLNPERRCRFY; this is encoded by the coding sequence ATGACTTCAATGCGGTTGCAGCTTAACTTTATTATCCTCACGTTATGCTGCATGCAAAGCTCAGGTGATAGAATCTCCTTGCCCACACAAAAACAATTGGCCACCATTTTGGCTTCGATGGATAACTCCACGGATGCTTGTGAGGATTTCTATACGCATGCCTGTGGCAATTGGGCCGAACAACATGCTAATGAGGATTATGGCATATCGAATATGATGCAGACCATATATGTGAATGAAATCGATGATGTGATGCTTAAGGAATATCCCATGGATCAACAACAATTCTGGAGGGCACAACAAAATGTCACCGAGAAAGCTTTGGCCTATTACTACTCGTGTTTCAGAATAAAAGATTCCCTGAATGAGTTCAAATTTCTGGATTTGGTTAAGCCAGGTCCCCGAGATGAATGGCCCTTGCTGGAGGAGGCGAAATTGAGAAGGAAAGCGGCAAACAGATTTACTTGGACTCCGACGGAAAATTTCAATCTCTTTGCCTTGGTGGGTGAGCTTAATGGCTATGGGATTAACAACGAGTTAATTAAGACAATTTCATTGTATTTGGAAAATGGCACCTTGGTGACGATATTGGCCAAACCCGATTTGGCCGGAATTGATGTGGACGAAATTAAAGTTGTTGTAGAGGAGAGTGGAGTGCGCAAAATTGCCGTTAATCGTTTGGTTAGGGAGATTCAGCAGACCCATGATTATTGGCAGGcggtttataaaaatttcaccaaaaccgAGAAACAAGAGACTGAAGATggggaggatgatgatgatgatgatttgacCTTCAGCTATGAGGAGCTGCAAAAAGATTCTCCCAGACTTTATGCCTTCATTAGCAAAGCCATACCCTTGCAACTGAGAGACGAAGCCTCAGTGGTGGGCCTTACTGATGTCAAGTATTTCAAGTCTCTACTCGCCAAACAATGGCAGCAGGAGGAAGTGCGCAAGCTCTGCAATTATCTTATGGTCAAATTCGTATTAAGCCTAAAGCGAGCCCATGGCTATGGCTGCAATATCAGTGTGGTCAATCACATGCCCTTTGCCTTTCATGCCCTCTACTACCAGCATCGTTTTCTGCCCTATGCCAGTGACTTTAATCGCGACATTAATGCCATGACCCGCAAGATTTTCAAATATATTATGGAAATCATAAATGAGAATCATTTGAAAATGACTGCCAAGCAATTGAGAACCATGCGCAAGAGATTCCAACAAATGTCCATAAATTTGGGTAATCTACCCACAGACATGAACTAtgagattttggaaaaattatatagcgatATACCCGATTTGGATGTCAACAATTACTATGAAAATCATTTGAAAGTTAAACGTCACAATGTATTGGAACAATTGGCCTGTCCTTCGAATCTTAGCTGCCGCGATGATCCCGACCACATACCCTACTATGAGCGCTTGAGCAATATGATGACCATACCTTTTGGCACCCTTAAGCCTCCCATGTATGACATCTCCTTTGATCCTTTGCTCTCACTTTCCACACTGGGCACCATATTGGGCCATGAATTGGCCCATGTGGTGGACACCACCACTTTGAGCATGAGTTATCCCATATTCGAGCAGGTTCTGCAGCAACCAGAAGTTGGACAGGCCATGGCCTGTATGCAGGGTCAACATCCCACCTCGACCATAGATGAACGCATAGCGGATTTATTGGGCGCTCGAGTGGCTTTTCAAACCTACAAACGGGAGTATTCGTTGCGATTACAACCTCAGTTTACCTCGATTCCTTGGAATCGCTTGTTCTTCCTAAATTTGGCTCAATTTTTCTGCACCAAAAATCAAGATTTTGATAATGAGCATGATTCGTCGCTGATACGTTTAAACCAAATTGCCATGAATTTGAAAGAGTTTTCCGAGGCGTTCCAATGTCCACTGGGCAGTAAACTAAATCCCGAGAGAAGATGTCGATTTTATTAG
- the LOC106089130 gene encoding endothelin-converting enzyme 1, with translation MSLQRKWPSFTNLLLVICLVSGEPNAIDVEQLEDLQLSLDENFQACENFYGHACGNWPLYHASDIESDLEEYLRYKHVLKFKSVLNQSFPREKQTKKPRQNFIGKAVAFFYSCQEEVNKLDFLKYLDVLKPGPGLEWPLLEVIRSQQRHEPYVPPQIWPLGKFDLFALLGELMSYGLNQELVQMSWVTINDRPSLHLQIPEMADVDRNLWQSVFKNMSLPTEVRRKYLGELLKVHERIQMLYENYSQKTEMTEFQISFAELQKESPHLYTLVDKIVPQHLRTAHDVVLITDYDYFPLLLEHFQNPYKIQRLCNYLMVKFLIFMKYQDHSNCFYTIKNKLHLAYDYLLYKHDYLPQAEDLNWHINSLNKKIYKQFESLLKENRLDLSAQQLEFVQERLSNITLNIGNLPDHINETWLEDYFYYLSDMDIDNFYGNNLQVLRHHQLEALCCPRKVLCSPELPALPHYEPFSHAIIIPFASLSLPLYHLDMDPLFTLSTFGQTLAHTYVQALDVQNLYASTPLFKDIQAHPSVRCLQLREPSKEINQRIADLVAARVAFLAYQQEYKYNLQPTFSPLPWQKMFFLNLAHFYCVKEPDTVDELHDSPVTRLNQIALNLEVFGEVFHCPMGSKMNPARKCRYL, from the coding sequence atgagcttGCAAAGGAAATGGCCTAGTTTTACAAATCTATTGCTGGTGATTTGTTTAGTAAGCGGCGAGCCCAATGCCATAGATGTGGAACAGCTAGAAGACCTGCAATTGtctttggatgaaaatttccaGGCATGTGAAAATTTCTATGGCCATGCCTGTGGCAATTGGCCCCTGTACCATGCGAGTGATATAGAAAGTGATTTGGAGGAATATTTGCGCTACAAACATGTGCTGAAATTCAAAAGTGTTTTAAATCAATCATTTCCCAGGGAGAAACAAACCAAAAAgccaaggcaaaatttcattggaaaggCGGTGGCATTTTTCTACTCCTGCCAAGAAGAGGTTAATAAATTGGATTTTCTCAAGTACCTGGATGTGTTAAAGCCGGGCCCTGGCTTGGAATGGCCTTTGCTGGAGGTTATACGCAGCCAGCAAAGACACGAGCCCTATGTACCCCCACAAATATGGCCTTTGGGAAAATTTGATTTGTTTGCTCTGCTGGGAGAGTTAATGAGCTATGGTCTCAATCAGGAATTGGTGCAAATGTCTTGGGTAACCATAAACGATAGACCCTCGCTGCATTTGCAAATACCTGAAATGGCGGATGTCGATAGAAATCTGTGGCAGAGTGTCTTCAAGAACATGTCGCTGCCCACCGAGGTCAGAAGGAAATACTTGGGAGAGCTGCTAAAGGTCCATGAGCGTATACAAATGCTGTACGAAAACTATTCCCAGAAAACCGAAATGACTGAATTTCAAATTTCCTTTGCAGAACTGCAAAAGGAATCGCCCCATCTCTATACGCTGGTGGATAAAATCGTGCCTCAGCATTTGAGGACTGCCCACGATGTGGTGCTTATAACCGACTATGATTATTTTCCCTTGCTGCTGGAGCATTTCCAAAATCCCTATAAAATTCAAAGACTTTGCAATTACCTAatggtgaaatttttaattttcatgaagtaCCAGGATCACTCCAATTGCTTTTACACCATAAAAAATAAACTGCATTTGGCTTACGATTATCTGTTGTACAAGCATGACTATCTGCCGCAGGCAGAGGATCTCAATTGGCACATAAACTCGCTCAACAAGAAAATTTACAAACAATTTGAGTCTTTGCTGAAGGAAAATCGCCTAGATTTGAGTGCCCAGCAACTGGAATTTGTCCAAGAAAGGCTGTCTAATATCACCCTGAATATAGGCAATTTACCCGACCACATCAATGAGACATGGCTGGAGGATTATTTCTATTATCTCTCTGACATGGACATAGACAATTTCTATGGCAATAATCTGCAAGTACTGCGCCATCATCAGCTTGAGGCTCTCTGCTGCCCAAGGAAAGTTTTGTGCAGCCCCGAGTTGCCTGCCTTGCCTCATTATGAGCCTTTCAGTCATGCCATTATCATACCATTTGCCTCCTTGTCCCTGCCCCTATATCATCTCGATATGGATCCCTTATTTACTCTGTCAACATTTGGCCAGACTTTGGCCCACACCTATGTGCAAGCCCTGGATGTGCAAAATCTATATGCCAGCACTCCCCTATTCAAGGATATTCAGGCCCATCCCAGCGTTAGATGTCTACAACTGAGAGAGCCCTCCAAAGAGATCAACCAAAGAATAGCCGACCTGGTAGCTGCCCGTGTAGCCTTTTTGGCCTATCAGCAGgaatataaatataatttacaGCCAACATTCTCCCCGCTCCCTTGGCAGAAGATGTTTTTCctgaatttggcccatttttacTGTGTCAAGGAGCCTGACACAGTGGATGAACTGCATGATTCGCCAGTAACGCGTCTCAATCAAATTGCCTTGAATTTAGAGGTTTTCGGTGAAGTGTTTCATTGTCCAATGGGTAGCAAAATGAATCCGGCGAGGAAATGTCGTTATCTATGA